One Alkaliphilus sp. B6464 genomic window carries:
- a CDS encoding MIP/aquaporin family protein produces MKNNLKGELISEFIGAFILLFFGAGSVATLVLIGAEYNNWDVALIWGFGVTMAIYVTGAVSGTHINPAVTIALAVFRGFSWKKAIPYIAAQIAGTFTGAAVTFALYHKSFSAFEQANGIIRGSIDSVATAGIFSTYPQAYLTNMHALIVEIIITAILLMVIFALGDERNTNAPKGKYAPFAAILIGITIAIIGGSFGALTGFAMNPARDFGPKLFAFLAGWGKIALPGPNGYFWVPIIGPIIGGLLGAYLYENGVSKYILGHEETEEAEEKEATIHVVE; encoded by the coding sequence ATGAAGAATAATTTAAAGGGAGAACTAATATCAGAATTTATTGGAGCATTTATTTTATTGTTTTTCGGTGCAGGATCTGTAGCAACTTTAGTATTAATAGGTGCTGAGTATAACAATTGGGACGTTGCTTTAATATGGGGATTTGGTGTTACGATGGCCATTTATGTTACTGGAGCAGTGTCAGGTACACATATTAATCCGGCAGTAACAATTGCACTTGCCGTATTCAGAGGATTTTCATGGAAGAAGGCAATCCCGTATATTGCTGCACAGATCGCTGGGACTTTTACGGGAGCAGCTGTGACTTTTGCTTTATATCATAAATCATTTTCAGCATTTGAACAAGCCAATGGCATAATAAGAGGCAGCATAGATAGTGTTGCAACAGCAGGAATATTTTCAACTTATCCACAAGCTTATTTGACTAATATGCATGCACTTATTGTTGAAATAATTATAACTGCAATATTACTAATGGTAATATTTGCATTGGGAGATGAGAGAAACACAAACGCTCCTAAAGGTAAATATGCACCTTTTGCTGCTATACTAATAGGTATTACTATTGCCATTATAGGTGGAAGCTTTGGAGCATTAACAGGATTTGCTATGAATCCAGCAAGAGATTTTGGACCAAAATTATTTGCTTTTTTAGCAGGATGGGGAAAAATTGCTTTACCTGGACCTAACGGGTATTTCTGGGTACCAATTATAGGCCCTATCATTGGTGGTCTTTTGGGAGCATATCTATACGAAAATGGGGTTAGTAAATATATATTAGGACACGAAGAAACAGAAGAGGCAGAAGAAAAAGAAGCTACTATCCATGTGGTTGAATAA
- a CDS encoding carbon-nitrogen family hydrolase, with the protein MRISGIQMNMEFANPDNNYKKAEKLIRLAAKENPDTIVLPETWNTGFFPIENIKELCDKNGKQTIKLFSYLSKELNVNIIAGSVVNEKEGEIYNTSYIFNKKGECIAEYDKTHLFSFMHEDDYFKKGSRVTTFELDGVKCGVIICYDIRFLELVRTLALQGIKILFVVAQWPVSRIKHWEILNEARAIENQIFVACVNSCGTAEETIYGGHSALINPWGETIAKASYKEEIITGDFDMKVVDKIRNTINVYNDRRTDLYRYR; encoded by the coding sequence ATGAGAATAAGTGGAATTCAGATGAATATGGAGTTTGCAAATCCTGATAATAACTATAAAAAAGCAGAAAAACTTATTAGATTAGCTGCAAAGGAAAACCCAGACACTATAGTTTTGCCTGAAACATGGAATACAGGTTTTTTCCCTATAGAGAACATAAAGGAGCTTTGTGATAAAAATGGAAAGCAAACCATAAAGCTGTTTTCATACTTATCAAAGGAATTAAATGTGAACATAATAGCAGGTTCTGTTGTAAACGAAAAAGAAGGAGAAATATACAATACATCATATATATTTAATAAAAAGGGTGAATGTATCGCAGAATATGATAAAACACATCTTTTCTCATTTATGCATGAAGATGATTATTTCAAAAAAGGTAGCAGAGTAACAACTTTTGAATTAGATGGAGTAAAATGTGGAGTAATAATATGTTATGATATTAGATTTTTAGAGCTTGTACGTACTTTAGCTTTACAAGGAATCAAAATACTTTTTGTTGTAGCCCAATGGCCTGTTTCTAGAATTAAACATTGGGAAATATTGAATGAAGCACGTGCAATTGAAAATCAGATTTTTGTGGCCTGTGTAAATTCATGTGGTACTGCAGAAGAGACTATATATGGTGGTCATTCAGCTTTGATTAATCCTTGGGGTGAAACCATAGCTAAAGCATCATATAAAGAAGAAATAATAACGGGTGATTTTGATATGAAAGTAGTTGATAAAATTAGAAATACTATAAATGTTTACAATGACAGAAGAACTGACTTATACAGGTATAGATGA
- the metG gene encoding methionine--tRNA ligase: MSIFIGGAWPYANGSLHLGHLAALLPGDVIARYFRAKGEDVLYVSGSDCHGTPISIRAKNENVLPQEIADRYHSEFKYCFEKLSFSYDCYSRTDDAHHKEEVQRIISLLYDNGLIYQKEVEQLYCHSCNQFLPDRFVEGVCPICKNIARGDQCDACSTILDPLDLQDRKCKLCGNEPKIKAGSQLFFQLSKFQDRLRAHLEASKENWRINALNNTERYLNEGLQDRAISRDLPWGIDIPIKGYEDKKVYVWIDAVLGYFTVSKKWGTENKLDWEQFWRKDTTSYFIHGKDNIPFHSIIFPALLNGIGYKKMPDKIISSEYVTLEGKKISTSNNWAVWVLEFIQRYDVDAIRYFLIANGPEKRDADFSWREFINSNNGELLGAYGNLVNRTLVFIKKYFNNSIPKGEADKEIIRNIETLYNEVGSKIENGDLRSAIEEIFEFIRSINKYFDEKTPWITVNTEEDDCSNTIYNCIFSIINIANLLNPFLPSSSQKIKEWLGYKENTWEPITLLSGIELGAFGILFERLDKKLAEEELAKLSKA; the protein is encoded by the coding sequence ATGAGTATTTTTATTGGAGGAGCTTGGCCTTACGCAAATGGTTCTTTGCATTTAGGACATTTAGCTGCACTATTACCTGGTGATGTAATAGCAAGATATTTTAGGGCAAAAGGAGAAGATGTACTATATGTTTCGGGAAGTGACTGTCATGGCACACCCATATCTATAAGAGCAAAGAATGAGAATGTATTACCTCAAGAAATTGCAGATAGATATCACAGCGAGTTTAAGTATTGCTTTGAAAAGTTAAGTTTTTCCTACGATTGTTATTCTAGAACTGACGACGCGCATCATAAGGAAGAAGTACAAAGAATTATAAGTTTATTATACGATAATGGGCTTATTTACCAAAAAGAAGTAGAACAGCTTTATTGCCATAGCTGCAATCAGTTTTTACCTGATAGATTTGTTGAGGGAGTTTGTCCCATTTGTAAAAATATAGCTAGGGGAGATCAATGTGATGCTTGCTCTACTATTCTAGACCCATTAGATCTACAGGATAGAAAATGTAAATTATGTGGGAATGAGCCAAAGATAAAAGCTGGAAGCCAATTATTCTTTCAATTATCTAAATTTCAAGATAGATTAAGGGCTCATCTTGAAGCTTCTAAAGAAAACTGGAGAATAAATGCACTTAACAACACAGAGAGATATTTGAATGAAGGTTTACAAGATAGAGCTATTTCTAGGGATTTGCCTTGGGGAATTGATATTCCTATAAAAGGATATGAAGATAAGAAGGTTTACGTTTGGATAGATGCGGTATTAGGATATTTTACGGTGAGCAAAAAATGGGGCACTGAAAACAAATTGGATTGGGAACAATTTTGGAGAAAAGATACAACATCTTACTTCATCCACGGCAAAGACAATATCCCGTTCCATTCAATTATTTTTCCTGCCCTTTTAAATGGAATAGGCTACAAAAAAATGCCAGATAAAATTATATCTAGTGAGTATGTAACCCTTGAAGGAAAGAAAATATCAACCAGTAACAACTGGGCAGTATGGGTTCTGGAGTTTATTCAAAGATATGATGTGGATGCAATAAGATATTTTTTAATAGCAAATGGGCCTGAAAAAAGAGACGCGGATTTTTCATGGAGAGAGTTTATAAATAGTAATAATGGAGAACTACTTGGAGCCTATGGGAATTTAGTAAATAGAACTCTAGTTTTTATTAAAAAGTATTTTAATAATAGTATACCGAAAGGAGAGGCAGATAAGGAAATAATAAGGAATATAGAAACACTTTATAATGAGGTAGGCTCAAAGATAGAAAATGGAGACTTAAGGTCAGCTATTGAAGAAATTTTTGAGTTTATTAGAAGCATAAATAAATATTTTGATGAAAAAACACCTTGGATTACGGTAAACACAGAGGAAGATGATTGTAGTAATACAATTTATAATTGTATTTTTAGTATAATAAATATTGCAAATCTATTAAATCCATTTTTGCCATCATCATCTCAAAAAATTAAAGAATGGCTAGGTTATAAAGAAAATACATGGGAACCTATTACTTTACTTTCAGGAATCGAATTAGGTGCCTTTGGTATTTTATTTGAAAGATTAGATAAAAAATTAGCCGAAGAGGAATTAGCTAAATTAAGTAAGGCTTAA
- a CDS encoding putative RNA methyltransferase: protein MKQKGKLEKAKLLFEKNIKIFRCPICKDNMKINDKSSLICNNNHCFDISKKGYVNLANRSSNKIYGKDLFESRNKIYNDNFYDRLITELVDIVDEYTLYKNKNYILDTGCGEGHYLNQLSKSQNLSNKYDFVGIDISKDGISIATREGNDIIWCVSDLSNLPFQTCKFDVVLNILSPANYEEFIRVLDNKGIVIKVIPESGYLKEIRCGIQNKIKSNNYSNKNVIEVFQQHLEIVSEKRLNYKCSIDESNLKDLIKMTPLTSSLREEEKDDLIKLDISSLTIDLRILVGRRKK from the coding sequence ATGAAACAAAAAGGAAAGTTAGAGAAAGCAAAATTATTATTTGAGAAAAATATTAAAATATTTAGATGCCCTATTTGTAAAGATAATATGAAAATAAATGATAAAAGCAGCTTAATTTGTAATAATAATCACTGCTTCGATATATCAAAAAAAGGTTATGTTAATTTGGCAAATAGAAGTAGTAACAAAATTTATGGTAAAGATCTATTTGAATCTAGAAATAAAATATATAATGATAACTTTTATGATAGGTTGATTACAGAGCTAGTAGATATAGTTGATGAATATACTTTATATAAAAATAAAAATTATATATTGGATACTGGCTGTGGGGAAGGACACTATTTAAATCAACTATCTAAAAGTCAAAATCTTAGTAATAAATATGATTTTGTAGGAATCGATATATCTAAAGATGGAATAAGTATTGCTACAAGAGAAGGAAATGATATAATTTGGTGCGTTTCGGATTTATCAAACTTACCATTTCAAACTTGTAAATTTGATGTAGTATTAAATATACTATCTCCAGCGAATTATGAAGAGTTTATTAGGGTTTTAGATAATAAAGGTATAGTTATTAAGGTTATTCCTGAATCAGGATATTTAAAAGAAATAAGATGTGGAATACAAAATAAAATAAAAAGTAATAATTATTCTAATAAAAATGTTATTGAAGTTTTTCAACAACACTTAGAAATAGTATCTGAAAAAAGACTTAATTATAAATGCAGTATAGATGAATCTAACTTGAAAGACTTAATAAAAATGACTCCATTAACATCAAGTTTAAGAGAAGAAGAAAAAGATGATTTAATAAAACTAGATATATCGAGCCTAACTATAGACCTAAGAATTCTAGTAGGTAGACGTAAAAAATAG
- a CDS encoding terpene cyclase/mutase family protein has protein sequence MLSKDHLKEISKSIIEYGRPLEKSLFKKYFYDGSEQEIINELKKFQNVDGGFGHGLESDFRLPYSSPMATLVGIRHLSKLDKSEEAKEMIKEAIRYLESCFDKNRNGWFAVPKEVNNFSHAPWWHYNEEYEMSIIDENWGNPSAEILAYLYKYREYLKKLDVDSLIEYAIDYMENKEEFYSENEIFCYIKLYGVLPNKLQKRLKNKIQAAIEQLIEYEDEKWIEYVPTPVDFVSSPDMCKFEIKESKIIDNLDFIIKQLESNGRINPPWGESFYMEDLKPAYNEWIGVLTLNALTILDKYSKVEK, from the coding sequence ATGTTAAGTAAAGACCATTTAAAAGAAATTAGCAAATCAATTATTGAATATGGAAGACCATTAGAAAAAAGTCTATTTAAAAAATATTTTTATGATGGTTCTGAACAAGAGATAATAAATGAATTAAAGAAGTTTCAAAATGTAGATGGTGGTTTTGGACATGGATTAGAATCAGATTTTAGACTGCCTTATTCTTCACCAATGGCAACCTTAGTTGGAATTAGACATTTATCCAAATTAGATAAATCAGAAGAGGCAAAGGAAATGATAAAAGAAGCAATAAGGTATTTAGAGTCATGCTTTGATAAAAATAGAAATGGTTGGTTTGCTGTACCTAAAGAAGTAAATAATTTTTCACATGCTCCTTGGTGGCATTATAATGAAGAGTATGAAATGAGTATAATAGATGAAAACTGGGGAAATCCATCTGCTGAAATACTAGCATACTTATACAAGTATAGAGAATATTTAAAAAAGCTAGATGTAGATAGCTTAATAGAATATGCAATTGATTATATGGAAAATAAAGAGGAATTTTACTCAGAGAATGAAATCTTTTGTTATATAAAGTTATATGGAGTTTTACCTAATAAACTTCAAAAGAGATTGAAAAATAAGATACAAGCAGCCATAGAACAACTTATTGAATATGAAGACGAAAAATGGATAGAATATGTACCAACACCAGTGGACTTTGTAAGTAGTCCAGATATGTGTAAGTTTGAGATTAAGGAATCAAAAATAATAGATAATTTAGATTTTATTATAAAACAATTAGAAAGCAACGGAAGAATAAACCCACCTTGGGGAGAAAGCTTTTATATGGAAGATTTAAAGCCCGCATATAATGAGTGGATAGGAGTCTTAACTTTAAATGCTTTAACTATTCTAGACAAATATAGTAAAGTAGAAAAATAG
- a CDS encoding histidine--tRNA ligase, with the protein MLMELRNLKGTCDFMPSEQRMRNEIIRKLTDVFESYGYEPLETPIISYYDILASKYAGGAEILKEVYKFQDQGQRDIGLRYDLTVPLARVIGMNPNIRLPFKRYEIGKVFRDGPVKTGRNREFVQCDVDIVGVKSIMAEAELMIMANDIYKMLELEVYIYFNNRKFLSGIIKAVGIPEDLENSVILSLDKIEKIGEDGVRAELIEKCVEKQYIEKLFYFLNMEGEELLKRLRFDPQNELIRQGVQELDELWSYIKSAGIEDICKFSPWLSRGLEIYTGTVFEIFLKDRSIASSVGAGGRYDKIIGAFINNGIEYPAVGITFGLDVIYNALLYKEISMEKPPVQIYIVPIGTQPEALNIITLLRRHGISADMEMDKRKVRKSLEYAGKQQIPFVIVLGEDEIKAGKVRIRDMKSGSETEISMYEIASYLKEKIE; encoded by the coding sequence ATGTTAATGGAATTAAGAAATTTAAAGGGAACTTGTGATTTTATGCCAAGTGAGCAGAGAATGAGAAATGAGATAATTAGAAAACTAACAGATGTATTTGAAAGCTATGGATACGAGCCTCTTGAAACCCCTATAATCAGCTACTATGATATACTCGCATCCAAGTATGCTGGGGGCGCTGAGATATTAAAGGAAGTATATAAGTTTCAAGATCAAGGACAAAGAGATATTGGACTAAGATATGATCTAACCGTTCCACTTGCTAGGGTAATTGGAATGAATCCTAATATAAGATTACCATTTAAAAGATATGAAATAGGTAAGGTATTTCGAGATGGGCCAGTTAAAACTGGACGTAACCGAGAGTTTGTCCAATGTGATGTAGATATAGTAGGAGTAAAATCAATAATGGCGGAAGCAGAGTTAATGATTATGGCCAATGATATCTATAAGATGTTAGAACTGGAAGTGTATATTTATTTTAATAATAGAAAATTTCTCTCTGGGATTATAAAAGCCGTTGGTATACCTGAAGATCTAGAAAACAGTGTTATATTGAGTTTAGATAAGATTGAAAAGATAGGTGAGGATGGTGTCAGAGCGGAACTAATTGAAAAATGTGTAGAGAAACAATATATAGAAAAACTATTTTATTTTTTAAATATGGAAGGTGAAGAACTTCTTAAGAGACTAAGGTTTGATCCGCAAAATGAGCTTATTAGGCAAGGAGTACAAGAACTAGATGAACTATGGAGCTATATTAAATCAGCAGGTATAGAAGATATATGTAAATTTTCACCTTGGCTTTCAAGAGGTCTTGAAATTTATACAGGTACAGTATTTGAGATATTTCTTAAGGATAGAAGCATAGCATCTAGTGTGGGAGCTGGGGGAAGGTACGACAAAATCATAGGTGCTTTTATAAATAATGGTATTGAATATCCTGCAGTTGGAATAACCTTTGGACTAGATGTGATCTATAATGCTCTATTATATAAAGAAATCAGTATGGAAAAACCACCAGTACAAATATATATTGTTCCTATTGGAACACAGCCAGAGGCCCTTAATATAATAACCTTACTAAGAAGACATGGAATTTCTGCTGATATGGAGATGGATAAAAGAAAGGTGCGAAAGAGCCTTGAATATGCAGGAAAACAGCAGATTCCTTTTGTTATTGTACTAGGCGAAGATGAGATAAAAGCAGGCAAGGTTAGAATTAGAGATATGAAAAGTGGCAGTGAGACTGAAATCTCAATGTATGAAATTGCTAGCTATCTAAAAGAGAAAATCGAGTAA
- the glpK gene encoding glycerol kinase GlpK: MRKYIMALDQGTTSSRAILFDYKGKRIGTSQKEFTQIYPKAGWVEHDPMEIWGTQSGVAREVLETTGVSPQDIAAIGITNQRETTIVWDKNTGKPIYNAIVWQCRRTAAICDELKAQGMEAYIRGNTGLVVDAYFSGTKVKWILDNVEGAREKAENGELLFGTVDSWLIWNLTRGKVHVTDYSNASRTMLYNIKELKWDEKILEVLDIPKSMLPQVKASSEIYGHTDHQTFGGADIPIAGAAGDQQAALFGQACFQPGMAKNTYGTGCFMLMNTGDKFVPSENGLLTTLAWGVDGKVEYALEGSIFVAGASVQWLRDELKIIRDAEDTEYLAKKVADANGVYVVPAFTGMGAPYWDMYARGAIVGLTRGAKAEHIIRATLESIAYQTRDVLEAMQEDSGIDLKSLKVDGGAVINNFLMQFQADILGVQVDRPEITETTALGAAYLAGLAVGFWNDKNEIANKWNVDTVFSPTMENAKKEKLYKGWKRAVSRALKWELEGEEDEEAMEEECVAYS; encoded by the coding sequence TTGAGAAAATATATAATGGCATTAGACCAAGGAACCACAAGTTCAAGAGCAATATTATTTGACTATAAGGGTAAAAGAATAGGAACATCACAGAAAGAATTCACTCAAATTTATCCAAAGGCAGGCTGGGTAGAGCATGATCCAATGGAAATATGGGGAACCCAGAGTGGTGTTGCTAGAGAGGTATTGGAAACAACAGGTGTGAGTCCTCAAGATATTGCAGCAATAGGGATTACAAACCAAAGAGAGACCACAATCGTATGGGATAAAAATACAGGTAAGCCGATATACAATGCAATTGTTTGGCAATGTAGAAGAACTGCAGCTATTTGTGATGAACTAAAAGCGCAAGGTATGGAGGCATATATTAGAGGTAATACGGGATTAGTGGTAGACGCATACTTTTCGGGAACCAAGGTTAAATGGATATTAGATAACGTAGAGGGAGCAAGAGAAAAGGCTGAAAATGGTGAATTGTTATTTGGAACAGTAGATAGTTGGTTAATATGGAACTTAACAAGAGGAAAAGTACATGTAACTGATTATTCTAATGCATCAAGAACCATGCTATATAATATAAAAGAATTGAAGTGGGATGAAAAAATATTAGAAGTATTAGATATTCCAAAATCTATGCTACCACAAGTAAAGGCATCTAGTGAAATCTATGGACATACAGATCATCAAACTTTTGGTGGAGCTGACATTCCAATAGCTGGAGCGGCGGGAGATCAACAGGCTGCATTATTTGGGCAAGCATGTTTTCAGCCTGGAATGGCTAAAAATACCTACGGTACCGGATGCTTTATGTTAATGAACACAGGTGATAAATTTGTTCCATCCGAAAATGGACTATTGACTACTTTAGCATGGGGTGTAGATGGTAAGGTAGAGTATGCATTAGAGGGAAGTATATTTGTAGCAGGGGCTTCGGTTCAATGGTTGAGAGATGAACTTAAAATTATAAGAGATGCAGAGGATACCGAATATTTAGCGAAAAAGGTAGCGGATGCTAATGGTGTTTACGTGGTACCCGCCTTCACAGGTATGGGAGCACCCTACTGGGATATGTATGCAAGAGGTGCAATAGTAGGGCTGACAAGAGGTGCTAAAGCCGAACATATTATTAGAGCAACATTAGAATCTATTGCTTATCAAACTAGAGATGTATTAGAGGCTATGCAGGAGGACTCAGGTATCGACTTAAAGTCTTTAAAGGTCGATGGTGGAGCTGTTATCAATAACTTCTTAATGCAGTTTCAAGCGGACATATTAGGAGTTCAGGTAGACAGACCTGAGATAACAGAAACAACTGCTCTAGGAGCTGCCTATCTTGCAGGATTAGCTGTAGGCTTCTGGAATGATAAAAATGAGATTGCTAATAAATGGAATGTGGATACCGTTTTTAGTCCGACTATGGAAAACGCTAAAAAAGAAAAGTTATATAAAGGCTGGAAACGAGCAGTGAGCCGTGCCTTGAAGTGGGAATTGGAAGGGGAAGAAGATGAGGAAGCAATGGAAGAAGAATGTGTAGCTTATTCTTAA
- the hydF gene encoding [FeFe] hydrogenase H-cluster maturation GTPase HydF: protein MNNTPKGNRKHIVFYGKRNAGKSSIMNKIIGHDVSLVSEIKGTTTDPVSKAVELIPFGPVVFIDTGGIDDSGELGVLRVEKTIKTLEKADFAIYVIAIDDIEEESYLEFVKEFKKRDIPYITVINKTDIVSKEKLREIKYNIEFNKKWENVVFISTKYDTTIENLKDELIKRLNIEDKEETLIGDIIPYGGKIIMVVPIDSEAPKGRLILPQVQLIRDCLDHGIKSYVVRDTELASAMEDLHDIDLVVTDSQVFKEVDKIVPVDTNLTSFSIIMARQKGNFKTFLEGISTIEKLKEKENPRVLIMESCSHNTSHEDIGKVKIPRFLTKHLEKEIDFHFRMGEDFPKDIESYDLVIHCGSCMLNKKSMASRIKICQDNNVPITNYGILLAYLTGTLDRAVKVFM from the coding sequence ATGAACAATACGCCGAAAGGAAATAGAAAGCATATAGTTTTTTATGGCAAGAGAAATGCAGGTAAATCATCTATTATGAATAAGATCATAGGTCATGATGTATCTTTAGTATCAGAGATTAAGGGGACTACAACAGATCCAGTGTCTAAAGCAGTAGAGCTTATTCCATTTGGCCCTGTAGTCTTTATAGATACAGGAGGCATAGATGATAGTGGAGAGTTAGGTGTCTTAAGGGTAGAAAAAACTATAAAAACTTTAGAAAAAGCGGATTTTGCTATATATGTAATAGCAATAGATGATATTGAAGAAGAGTCTTATTTAGAGTTTGTAAAGGAATTTAAGAAAAGGGATATTCCTTACATTACAGTTATCAATAAAACTGATATTGTTTCAAAAGAAAAGCTGCGAGAAATTAAATATAATATAGAATTTAATAAAAAATGGGAAAATGTAGTCTTTATATCTACAAAGTATGATACTACTATAGAAAATTTAAAGGATGAATTGATAAAAAGACTTAATATAGAGGATAAAGAAGAGACTTTAATAGGAGACATTATCCCCTACGGTGGTAAAATTATAATGGTAGTTCCTATAGATTCTGAGGCACCAAAGGGAAGGCTTATTTTGCCTCAAGTGCAGCTTATTAGAGATTGCTTAGATCATGGAATAAAATCCTATGTAGTCAGAGATACAGAATTAGCATCTGCTATGGAGGACTTACATGATATAGATCTTGTAGTTACTGATTCACAAGTATTCAAAGAAGTAGACAAAATAGTGCCTGTAGATACTAATCTCACTAGTTTTTCTATAATTATGGCTAGACAAAAGGGAAACTTTAAAACATTTTTAGAAGGAATATCAACTATTGAAAAATTAAAAGAAAAAGAAAACCCAAGAGTATTAATTATGGAAAGCTGCTCTCATAATACATCTCATGAGGATATAGGAAAGGTTAAAATTCCAAGATTCCTGACTAAACATTTAGAGAAGGAAATAGATTTTCATTTTAGAATGGGAGAAGACTTTCCTAAGGATATAGAGTCCTATGATTTGGTGATTCACTGTGGGTCATGTATGTTAAATAAAAAAAGTATGGCTAGCAGGATTAAAATTTGCCAAGATAATAATGTACCTATCACTAATTATGGTATATTGCTTGCTTATTTAACAGGTACATTAGATAGAGCTGTAAAGGTGTTTATGTAA
- a CDS encoding S4 domain-containing protein, protein MEKKLSLNWNIYNGKIDKEERYCHNCGKKVEFKDSLKRRQNANGKNIFYFAIYKCPNGHTWNKGIDTFKAKSGLENIDGDFMIQESKYDEIQIAQFKKDCITEIEIHINILQEKIRIDKFLSSKIQDISREKIVELITKGFIRVNNNQVKSKASLREKDVVTLLISKI, encoded by the coding sequence ATGGAGAAGAAATTAAGTTTAAATTGGAATATATACAATGGTAAGATAGATAAGGAAGAGAGATATTGTCATAATTGTGGAAAAAAGGTGGAGTTTAAGGACTCATTAAAAAGAAGACAGAATGCTAATGGGAAAAATATATTCTATTTTGCAATATACAAATGTCCAAATGGACATACATGGAATAAAGGAATTGATACTTTTAAAGCTAAATCAGGTTTAGAAAATATTGATGGAGACTTTATGATTCAAGAAAGTAAATATGATGAAATTCAAATAGCACAATTTAAGAAAGATTGTATTACTGAGATAGAAATCCATATTAATATATTGCAGGAGAAAATACGAATAGATAAGTTTTTATCTTCAAAAATCCAAGATATTAGTAGAGAAAAAATTGTAGAATTAATCACTAAAGGCTTTATAAGAGTAAATAACAACCAGGTCAAATCAAAAGCTAGTTTAAGAGAAAAAGATGTTGTAACCTTATTAATAAGTAAAATTTAA
- a CDS encoding GNAT family N-acetyltransferase has translation MKYNIKLMNDTEAEMISKWKYTEPYSIYNMDDSSDSIEELLNGSYYSVLDSQNNLIGYYCFGESAQVPVGKQFGAYESEEYIDIGLGIRPDLCGKGIGIEFLRKGMEFGQNQLYIKNFRLTVADFNQRAIKVYERVGFKKVTSFERISENEKIKFDVMIYMNTCI, from the coding sequence ATGAAATATAATATAAAACTAATGAATGATACTGAAGCAGAGATGATTTCAAAATGGAAATATACAGAGCCATATTCTATTTACAATATGGATGATAGTAGTGATAGTATTGAAGAACTACTTAATGGTTCATATTATTCGGTTTTAGATAGTCAAAATAACCTTATAGGATATTATTGTTTTGGAGAATCTGCACAAGTTCCAGTTGGGAAACAATTTGGAGCATATGAATCAGAAGAATATATCGATATAGGTTTAGGAATAAGACCAGATTTATGCGGTAAAGGAATTGGTATTGAATTTTTAAGAAAAGGTATGGAATTTGGTCAAAATCAATTATACATAAAAAACTTTCGTCTAACGGTTGCAGATTTTAATCAACGAGCAATTAAGGTGTATGAGAGGGTTGGATTTAAAAAAGTAACATCATTTGAAAGAATATCAGAAAATGAGAAAATTAAGTTTGATGTAATGATTTATATGAATACATGTATATAG